TATCATGCACTGCTTGTGCTACTTTTACAGCATTACTACCACGCTGTTTGGCAACACTGATAGTCACAAGAGGGTGATCACCATTATTAGGAAATTTTATTGCTTCTGATGAACGGTTCTTAGGAGAATAGTGCTCTTGTTGATATTCGTTAGCGAAGTCAATCCAAGTGTAATTATTTTGCTCGCTAGGTCCATCGATAATAGTCGCGATATCTTTAAGTAGCACCACACTGCCATCAATAACATTAATAGGCGTTTGTTTTAACGTTTCTATGTCTCTAAAAACATCACCACTTTCAAGACGAAAAGATTGGTTCTCTAAAGTAATATTGCCATGATGCTGTAAAGCATTTGAAGCGTGAATCGCATTCAATACTTCGTTCATCGCTATTTTTCTGGCAGTCATTTGCTCAGGATTTAAATTGACTTGAATCTCTCTTGAGCGCCCGCCAACAATATTCACTTCACTTGTGCTTTCTATCGCTTGTAAGAAAGTACTAACTTCTTCAGCCAACCGACGTAAACTGTAGTCGTCTACTGTTTCACTATCACTACTCCATAAACCAAGCATAACAATAGGCACATCATCTACTTCTATGGGCTTCACACGCCAATTACTGACAATAGAGGGAATCTTATCTGTGTTTGAGTGAAGTTTGTTGTAGGTATTAAGTAATGCTTTCTCACGATTCTCACCAACATGAAATCGTAAAGTAACTATAGTTTGGCTATTATTGGTCACTGAATAAACATGTTCAACCCCAGATACTTGTGCTAATAATTTTTCTAGGGGTGTTGTGACTAGTCGTTCTACTTGCTGAACATTGACCCCTGGGGCACTAACTATAATATCTATCATGGGTACCACAATTTGTGGCTCTTCTTCGCGTGGCGTATAGTTCAATGCCATTATGCCGGCGATTATAGATAGCATTAGCAAGATAAAAGGTACTTTGCTGTTTAATGTTTTTCTTAGCAATGTCGATGTAAAGTTGCTTGGTATTTGCATGTTCAGTTAACTTTCCTTAGATAGGAGCAATGACGATAACTTAGATATCTTCACAAAATTGTTTTTGTAAAACTTCTAATAAATACGATATTTTTTGATTGGCAATTCGGTAATAAATTGTTTGAGATTCGCGTCTAGTTGCTACTATTTCGCTTTCTCTTAATTTTGCTAAGTGCTGTGATAGCGCTGACTGTGATAAATCTATCTGTTCATTCAAGTCTCCAACGGTCAGCTCGCCGCCAGCTAAACAACATAACACCATTAATCGATAAGGGTTCGAAAGTTGCTTAAGTATCGTTGAAACGTGTTGCGCACTTTCGAGCAATTTTGTTTGATCTGCTTTCATAATATGTACAAATTTCATCCGTTGATTTTATTTTAGTCTACTATTGTACTTTAATTTAGTAAAGGCTAATATACAATATATAAGATAAACTTAATTTAGCACAAACTAATTTAACGTTATCTTATGTTAATAAAGTATATTTGTTAAAAAGTGATAACCGGTATAGAGATTACAAGGAGAATATCATGACAGTGAATGATGTATTTCGTTTGATCGTAGGCGTAATGATTCTAGTTTCATTATTGCTCACACAATACCACTCCTCAAATTGGGTATGGTTTACCACGTTTATTGGTTTTAATTTATTACAATCCGCATTCAGTAAATGGTGCTTAATGATGATTGTTTTAAAAAAGATAGGTTTGAAAGACAGTTATACTGAGTGTAGATAACCATAAAGAGAATGAAAATTTAATTGAGGATTAAATATGTTAAAAACAATTCCTGAAGTGATTGCTCACGCAAGGCAATCACTGAATACAATTACTGCAGCCGATGCAGCAATAAAATGTAAGCTTGAAAATGGTATTATTATTGATGTGAGAGAACCGGCCGAGTTCGCTGAAAGAGCAGGAGATAATACTATTAATATTCCTCGTGGATTATTAGAGATGAAAATGTTGCAAATGTACCCAGATGAAAATTTAGCTATTTTTATTCACTGTGCTACCGGTGCTAGAGCCACATTTGCTGCAGAGCAATTGACTCGTGTAGGTTATAAAAATGTTTGGGTTGTTACTTGTATGCTTGATGATATTTGCTGCGTATTTTAACCATTGAATGTTAAACAGTGCAGCAAAATGGTTGCTAACAATTAAGCGTAATAATTGCCTGGATAAGGCTTTTAGTTGCAAAGGCTTTTAATTACAAAAGATGAGTTACAAAAGATTAGTTGCAAATAATGAGTTACGAAACAGTCTACTAATATTTAATGTTACGTAACCTGAGATCTGGATAAGGTGCGGCATTTTAAGCACTCATAATGGACTGTTCCCTATCCGATAACTTAATACACGGCTTTTGTCTTTTTAAACAATAAGCAACTATTCCTGAAATTACATTAAGCATAAAACCTGTTTCACTACGATGGCGGCTGTGCTCTATTTGAGATATGTTTTTAAGTTGATCATTCACTGTCTCTATTATGTATCTCTTTGATAGTATTGCCCGATCAAAGGCTGATATTACTTTAGCTTTCATATTTTTTCGCACGGTCGTCACTAAGTCAATATCTGATTCCTTTAATGTCTGGCTCAAGTTTTTTCCAATGTATCCCTTATCTGCATATAGCTTACCAGTAAGATTTTTACATAAGTCAGGTATTGGAGTTCGGTCATTTGTATTGCCCGGCGTAATATTCAAAGCAAGGATTTCACCTTTATGATTAATCAATAGATGAAGCTTAAAGCCGAAAAACCAGCCCATTGTTCCTTTTCCTCGCTTAGCCGTATCTGCAAATACACGGTTACGTGGAATACGGATATTGTGACATACCTTTAGGCTTGTAGAATCTACAAATGCAATTCCTGTTGGCTCACCTTTCACCGTTTGAAAGTAAGCACACATTGGTACAATAAGATCTGACATTGTATTGATGAAACGAGTGTAGCTGAGCAGCTCTGGGAAATCATCAGTCCAGTATCGTTGGACTAAACCAATATAGAAGTTTTTGAAATCTCTATGATTTGACTGATGAAATGCAATCATAATGCTCATTCGCTCGCTGGTAGACATTTTCGAACTACGTCTACGCTTGCGAGTACCGTCTGATAGCAATTGTGCTTCCCATTTAGGTGAAAATTGATGACAAAAATCATCGACATCACAAAATATTTCCACTAAATTATCCATCTGCCCACCTTATTTGCTTTCAAATCGTTTCTTGGTCGAAAGATCTGATCGCTAGGTGGGTATTTAGTTCAATTTTTTATCTTCTTATCCAGAATTGAGGTTACGTAACTTATTACTTTATTGTTCTTCATTTTTATAGCTATATTTACGTGGTAATTTATAGTTATACCCAACTAGGCACAGAGTCTGCGTTTATGATCTCATCATAACTAGGTCGTGCTCTGACAACTGCAAAGTCAGATCCTTTTACCATTATCTCGGGCGCTAACATCCGTGTATTATAAGTGGATGCCATTACCGCTCCATAAGCTCCACAGCTCATAATAGCAATTAAGTCACCTGATTTTGATTCATGCACTTGGCGAGCTTTGGCAAATGTATCTCCAGTTTCGCAAACTGGGCCAACCACATCATACGTTTTAAGGTCAGTTTGGCTTTGATCAACCGCTACAATTTCATGATGAGCTTCATACATACTTGGGCGGATCATGTCATTCATGCCTGCATCTAAAATAAGAAATTGGCGTTCTTCACCTGTTTTAACATAAACAACGCTAGAAACTAAAATACCGGCATTACCGAGTAAAGAGCGTCCCGGTTCAATTATTATTTTACAATTCAAATGACCTAGCTGCTTTTTGGCTATTGAAGCATATGCTTGCTTACTGGGAATAACTTCATCGTTGTAGGTAATACCTAAACCACCACCAATATCAACAACGCTAATGTTATGACCATCGCTTCTTAAATCAATAATTAATTGGGCAATGCGCTTGTAAGCTTCTTCAAAAGGAGCAAGTTGGGTAAGTTGTGAACCAATATGAACATCAACCCCTTGTACCTTTATATTAGGAAGCGAAGCTGCTCTATTGTAAGCAATGCGAGCTTTACTAATAGGAACCCCAAATTTATTCTCAGCTTTACCGGTAGAAATTTTAGCGTGCGTATTCGCACAAACATCCGGGTTTATACGAAAGGCAATAGCGGCTTCTTTATTTAAACGAGTCGCTACTTGACTAATAAGCTCTAGCTCTGGCTCAGACTCAACGTTAAATTGAAAAATCCCTTCGTTTAATGCGTATTCTATTTCCGGCTCAACTTTTGCTACACCTGAGTAGACAATTTTATTTGCTGGAATGCCTGCAGCACGTGCACGGCGTATTTCACCTATTGAGACAACATCGGCACCTGAGCCTAATTTTGCTAAGGTTGATAAGACTGCCTGATTTCCATTCGCTTTAACTGCGTAACAAATAAGTGTGTCTTGATCAGGCAATACCGTAGAGAATGCTTGTTGGTAATCTTTATAATTTTCGCTAATCGCGGTATTTGAATAACAGTAAAAAGGCGTGCCTACTTGCTTTGCTATATCGCTAAGTGGAATATTTTCTACTAGCATTTTTCCATTAACGTGCGAGAAGTGTTTTTGTGTAGTCATTTGATTACCATCAGTATAGTTTTTTAGTAAGGTTTGCCAGCAATGTATTTCAACAAAGTCTTTATACGAATATGTCAGTAAAGCTGCGGAAAATTTATTTTATCTTGATGTTTATTCAAGTCGCTAACTGTTAAGTAAACTAGTGAGTTATTGAATAGCTATTATTGATAGCTTTGCTCGAAGAAGCTTTCAATAATAAGCCTTGCCGATTCTGCATCGATATTATCTTTTTTCAAATTTTTAAAGCCACCACGGGCAAATAATTGTTCTTTTGCATCAGCTGTCGTCAGTCTTTCATCTTGAAATTCAACTTTTAAGCCAAAGCGTCCGGCGAGTCGATTACCAAATTTTCGAGCATCTTTCGTTAATTGTTGTTCACTACCATCCATATTAAGGGGTAAACCAACAACAACTAAGTCTGGTTGCCACTCTGTTAAAAATACTGATAAGGAATCCCAATGAGGAATTCCATCAGTCGCCTTAACCGACCCTAATGGTGAAGCAGAGCCAGTGATTTCTTGACCGACAGCAACACCAATATATTTTTTACCGAAATCAAAACCAATAATGGTACGTTGACCTATTTCTTTTGTTATTTTTTTAGTCATTATGCATGACCAATTTCAGAAGATAGATGCGCAATATCTATTCCAAGTTTCTGTGTCGCTTTTTTCCAACGTAGTTCAATTGGCGTATTAAATAAAATATCACTGTCAGCATCAATCGTCAGCCAAGAGTTACTTTTTAATTCAGACTCAAGTTGACCTGGACCCCAACCGGCATAGCCTAGAGTTACCATAAATTGCTCAGGTGCTTTATCTGTACCTAATGCCATTAAAATATCTTTTGAGGTGGTGATCATTATGTCTTCACTTAATGCTAAAGAGCTTTTCCAACCAGGTTGTGTTTGATGTAAAACAAAGCCACGGTTCTGAGACATAGGGCCGCCAGAAAGTACCGGTTGCTCTAAACTGATATCTATTATTATATCTTCAGCATCAGCATCTGTTTCAGACAAAGATGTTTGCTCAGGTAGTTGTTCTAGTGCGTCATCAGTGGCTTGGTTAGCAATACTTTTATTGCTTTCTTCTCGATCACTTTCTTCAATTTGTTTTAATAAATCATGCAAGGTAATATTGACCGGCATATTGATAATTAAGCCCATAGCACCTTCGTCATTATGTTCACAAATGTAAGTTACGGTTTTATTAAAATAGTCATTGGCTAATGATGGCATAGCAATTAAAAATTGATTCTCTAAGCTTTTCATCTATTTACCTTTTATAGATTGTTTTAAACGAAAGTTTGCACTACATATGTTAAATAATACTTTATCTACATTCATGTTAGTAAAGTATTCGCATTATTTTTTACGGATGTTCTCTTCAATAGCGTCCATTAGCTTACCACTAATATTGATAGGGTAGGCCGCTTCTATTTCACGTATACATGTTGGGCTAGTAACATTAATTTCAGTAACCTTATCACCGATAACGTCTAGGCCAACAAAGAATAAACCACGTTTTTTAAGCGCTGGCGCAATAGTGTCTGCAATTAGTTTATCGCTAGGACTTAAAGGTCGTGCAACACCACGGCCGCCGGCGGCTAAATTACCGCGAGTTTCACCTTGTGCAGGAATACGAGCCAAGCAATAAGGCATTGGTTCACCGTTAACAATAAGAATACGTTTATCACCATCAACAATCTCAGGCATATATTCTTGTACCATTGCGTACTGTTGCCCATGGTTAGTTAAGGTTTCTATAATTACACCAATATTGGCATCATCTTCTTTTATACGAAAAATAGAAGATCCACCCATGCCGTCTAGTGGTTTAATAATAATGTCTTTTAATTCTTGATGAAAAGCGCGAATTTGAACATCATTTCTGGTAACCAAAGTGCGCGGAGTTAGATCTGCAAACCAAGCAGTAAATAATTTTTCATTACAGTCGCGTAAACTTTGTGGTTTATTGACTATCAGTGTGCCTTCTACTTCAGCACGCTCAAGTATATAAGTAGCATAAATAAACTCGGTATCAAAAGGAGGATCTTTTCTCATCAAAATAGCGTCAAGATCGCTTAATGGAACATCTTGTTGGTCGCTTAGTTCATACCAATGATTAGCGTCATCAAATACTTTGATTTTCTGAGTATTTGCGCGAGCTTGACCTCGATCTAGATATAAATCTTTCATTTCCATGTAGTAAATTTCATAGCCACGCTTTTGTGCTTCTAGCATCATCGCCATAGAAGAGTCTTTAGCTACTTTAACTTCACTGATAGGATCCATTACGATACCGAGCTTTATGGTTTTAGGTTGTGCTATTGTCATTTTATATCCTATCTTTATATTATTTAGTTAAGTAACTTGGTAATGATTTATGCTAAATCACCAAAACGACATTGTAATGCCGTTATTGCGGTAAGTGCCGCAGTTTCTGTTCTTAAAACTCTAGGACCAAGTAATATGTCTTGAAAATCAGCTTCATTTGCTTTGCTAATTTCATCATCACTTAATCCACCTTCTGGACCTATTAGTAACCTAACCTGAAGCGCACTTTCTGTGCTATCAACGGGTAATGTCATAATAGAATGTTTAGCCTTAGGGTGTAAGTTTAATTTAAGCGAGTTGGTTTCTTGTGCTAACCAGTCTTCTAAATACATAGGCTCTGCAACTTCTGGCACTATGCAGCGACCACTTTGCTCACAAGCGCTAATGACTATTTTTTGCCATTGGTCATGTTTTTTTGCTAAACGTTCACCTGATAACTTTACACCGCAACGCTCAGTAAACAATGGTGTTATTTTATTAACACCAAGTTCTACAGACTTTTGTAACGTGTAGTCCATACGATCACCACGAGAAATACCTTGCCCTAAATGTATATTTACAGGAGATTCATTTGCTATTACTTCCTGTTTGATAATTTCAGCACTCGCTTCTTTCTTTTTTACATCGACTAATTTAGCTGTATATTGCACAGGCTCTTTACCATTAAACAGGGCAACAGTATCGCCTTCTGATAAACGTAACACTCTGACAATATGACCGAAGGCATCATCAGATAATTTCACTGTGTCATTTAAAGTTAGCTCACTATCTTGGTAAATACGTGTTTTAGGCATGCTCGTTGATACTAATTAATGTATGGGGTTATATAGTTAAAAGATAAGGGCATAAATGATAAAAACAATACAACCTATGAACTATTTAGTACTGTATTTATTTTAACTAACCTGAGATCTGGATAAGGTGCGGCATTTTAAGCACTCATAATGGACTGTTCCCTATCCGATAACTTAATACACGGCTTTTGTCTTTTTAAACAATAAGCAACTATTCCTGAAATTACATTAAGCATAAAACCTGTTTCACTACGATGGCGGCTGTGCTCTATTTGAGATATGTTTTTAAGTTGATCATTCACTGTCTCTATTATGTATCTCTTTGATAGCATTGCCCGATCAAAGGCTGATATTACTTTAGCTTTCATATTTTTTCGCACGGTCGTCACTAAGTCAATATCTGATTCCTTTAATGTCTGGCTCAAGTTTTTTCCAATGTATCCCTTATCTGCATATAGCTTACCAGTAAGATTTTTACATAAGTCAGGTATTGGAGTTCGGTCATTTGTATTGCCCGGCGTAATATTCAAAGCAAGGATTTCACCTTTATGATTAATCAATAGATGAAGCTTAAAGCCGAAAAACCAGCCCATTGTTCCTTTTCCTCGCTTAGCCGTATCTGCAAATACACGGTTACGTGGAATACGGATATTGTGACATACCTTTAGGCTTGTAGAATCTACAAATGCAATTCCTGTTGGCTCACCTTTCACCGTTTGAAAGTAAGCACACATTGGTACAATAAGATCTGACATTGTATTGATGAAACGAGTGTAGCTGAGCAGCTCTGGGAAATCATCAGTCCAGTATCGTTGGACTAAACCAATATAGAAGTTTTTGAAATCTCTATGATTTGACTGATGAAATGCAATCATAATGCTCATTCGCTCGCTGGTAGACATTTTCGAACTACGTCTACGCTTGCGAGTACCGTCTGATAGCAATTGTGCTTCCCATTTAGGTGAAAATTGATGACAAAAATCATCGACATCACAAAATATTTCCACTAAATTATCCATCTGCCCACCTTATTTGCTTTCAAATCGTTTCTTGGTCGAAAGATCTGATCGCTAGGTGGGTATTTAGTTCAATTTTTTATCTTCTTATCCAGAATTGAGGTTAAATAAGCTTTTGTGTAAGTAAAAGCAAAAAACCAGCACTGCTTATACACAAGTGCTGGTTTTATTATTTTGTTTCAGTGTTTAATGAATAAAGCTTTTTAACTAGATTCCAGCTGATTTTCTCAAATCATCAGCTTTGTCTGTTTTTTCCCAACTAAAAGCAGTAAAGGTATCATCACCAACTGTCATTTCAAAAGGTTCTCGGCCAAAGTGACCATACGCAGCTGTTTGTTGATACATAGGGTGTAATAAATCTAACATTTTAGTGATACCGTAAGGGCGTAAGTCAAAATGTTCGCGAACAAGTTCAACTAAACGTTCTTCACTTATTTTACCTGTACCAAATGTATCAATAGAAATTGATGTAGGCTCAGCAACACCAATAGCATACGATATTTGAATTTCACAACGATCGGCTAAACCTGCAGCAACAATATTTTTAGCAACATAACGACCAGCATAGGCTGCACTACGATCAACTTTTGATGGATCTTTACCAGAGAAAGCCCCACCACCATGACGAGCCATGCCGCCATAAGTATCAACAATAATTTTTCTACCTGTTAAGCCACAATCGCCTACTGGACCACCAATAACAAAACGACCCGTTGGATTGATATGATATTTAGTATCTTTAGTTAACAATTCAGCAGGAAGTACATGCTTAATAATGTTCTCCATTACCGCATCAACTAAATCTTCTTGTTTAATATCTGGATTATGCTGAGTTGAAAGAACAACAGTATCAATTGCAACTGGCTTATTGTCTTCATAGATAAACGTTACTTGTGATTTAGCATCAGGGCGTAACCATGGAAGAATACCAGACTTACGTGCTTCAGCTTGACGCTCAACCAAACGGTGAGAGTAATAGAGTGGTGCAGGCATTAACGTTTCAGTTTCATTAGTCGCATAACCAAACATTAAACCTTGATCGCCAGCACCTTGATCTTCAGGTTTGCTGCGATCAACACCTTGCGCTATTTCTGGTGACTGCTGACCAATTAAATTCATAATGCCGCATGTTTCACCGTCAAAGCCAACATCTGAAGATGTATAACCAATGCTACTAATAACATTACGCGTAATAGTTTCTAAATCAACCCATGCGTTAGTGCTTACTTCACCTGAAATAATAGCAACGCCGGTTTTAACCATTGTTTCACACGCAACACGTGCAAATTTATCTTTAGCAATAATAGCATCTAAAACCGCATCAGAAATTTGATCGGCAATTTTATCTGGGTGTCCTTCAGACACAGACTCAGAAGTAAAAAAGTGTGTAGACATAAAACCTCAACAGTTTAAATCTTTTAATCTATGTCGCTTAATAAATAGGTATTTAGAAAGTAGATGAAAAGATGAAAATTAACATTAATACAATATATAAATGCAGTTTACTATCATAGGAATCACATTTCTATCTTTTTTACGCCTAGACGTCTAAATGGCTTTAATTTTTAAGTCGGAAATCATTACATCTATAATAAGAAAAACAAAAAACATTCATTTTACAGCAGCTTATACCGATATATAACGGCTTTAAGTGCTTTTCATTAAATTTAGGTTTTGTTGAAGCTGGGGAAATAAATCAGAGGTGGGGAACTCGGTTGAGTAATAGTTAGTTAATCAACAGCCGTTGAGGGTATTTCTATAAAAGTAAATAAAAGGGCGCCACTACAATTGGCGCCCAGCTAATTTAACCTTTCCTTTTTCTCGGTTTTACTACTTCAGTAGTATTCGATTCTTTTTTCAATTTACGTTTTTCTTTCAACGTTAATACGGGCTTTTTCTTATCATTCTTAGACATATTGTTACCTAATAATAAATTACAGATTAATTACGTATGTTTTTGCAAAAAAACTAAAAATTATAGAAAATAAATCAAATAAAATACCCTCCTTAGATAGTTATAATGAGTTAGCTAATTACTTTATGAAATAATACCAATCTCACTAACTATGTGATCATTTCTACTTGCTAAAATCACCAACTACATCGTTATTTATTTAATAATTAGAACAACTAGTTATTGAAATTAATGCCTTGTATTTGGCAATTTTTTCTACGTATAAATTTGTTCACTTAATTAATGAAACTGGTATAAATAAATCTATAAAAGATGGATACAATTAAGCCTACTTTGTTAAGCGAACTTAAAAGGAGCTATCAAATAGATATAATGTGTTTGGTTTTTATTTTGAAATACAGACGAGCGTAGAGGTACGCTCGTTTAAACGGGGAATTTTAGGGCAAAGCTCCCTAAAAATAAAATATAATAAGGTATTGATATAGGTGTTTTCATAGGCCCAATATAGCAGCTTAAATAATAACTGCAAGCCTATTTGAACACGTTTAATAAAAGGTAATATTTAACGATCATGTACATTCAATCTATAAATAATTAAAGGAAATAATAAAAGTAAGAGTTAGGGTTTTATATTACAAATAACCATTCATTTTGTCAGGGGTGATTAGGTTATCTACTTATAAGTATCTCTATAAGTACCTTTATGAGTATAAGGAGAAAATTTCTACCTAGGTAACGGAGTTGACCATACTATTGAACATCGTACAGTTTTTTAAAGATAGCGCGAAAGTTTATCGTTTGTATAGCTATATGGTAATAGGTAACTAAAGGAGGTTCTTCCAGGGTGCCGCAGTAAATCGGTGTCTGAATGTCGTGTGCTTTTCTAGAGACAGCGCGGAAGTTTATCGTTTGTATAGCTATATGGTAATTGTTAATTAAAAGAGGTTCTTCCTGGGGGCGCAGTAAAGCGGTCTCTTAACATCGTGTGCTTTTCTAGAGATAGCGCGGAAGTTTGTTTTGATTACCTATTACAAAGAGGTTCTTCCAGGGTGCCGCAGTAAACCGTAGTCCTGAACACCGTGTGTTCAGGGCGGAAGTATCATTTCAACCGTAGGCTTCCCGATACGAGCCGGGCTTGCACAATAGCTGAAAATCAACTCCCTAAGGTAAAACTTATCGGCTCAGGGACATAGTCACTTAC
The sequence above is a segment of the Colwellia sp. 20A7 genome. Coding sequences within it:
- a CDS encoding ArsR/SmtB family transcription factor, producing the protein MKADQTKLLESAQHVSTILKQLSNPYRLMVLCCLAGGELTVGDLNEQIDLSQSALSQHLAKLRESEIVATRRESQTIYYRIANQKISYLLEVLQKQFCEDI
- the metK gene encoding methionine adenosyltransferase; the encoded protein is MSTHFFTSESVSEGHPDKIADQISDAVLDAIIAKDKFARVACETMVKTGVAIISGEVSTNAWVDLETITRNVISSIGYTSSDVGFDGETCGIMNLIGQQSPEIAQGVDRSKPEDQGAGDQGLMFGYATNETETLMPAPLYYSHRLVERQAEARKSGILPWLRPDAKSQVTFIYEDNKPVAIDTVVLSTQHNPDIKQEDLVDAVMENIIKHVLPAELLTKDTKYHINPTGRFVIGGPVGDCGLTGRKIIVDTYGGMARHGGGAFSGKDPSKVDRSAAYAGRYVAKNIVAAGLADRCEIQISYAIGVAEPTSISIDTFGTGKISEERLVELVREHFDLRPYGITKMLDLLHPMYQQTAAYGHFGREPFEMTVGDDTFTAFSWEKTDKADDLRKSAGI
- the lysA gene encoding diaminopimelate decarboxylase, with amino-acid sequence MTTQKHFSHVNGKMLVENIPLSDIAKQVGTPFYCYSNTAISENYKDYQQAFSTVLPDQDTLICYAVKANGNQAVLSTLAKLGSGADVVSIGEIRRARAAGIPANKIVYSGVAKVEPEIEYALNEGIFQFNVESEPELELISQVATRLNKEAAIAFRINPDVCANTHAKISTGKAENKFGVPISKARIAYNRAASLPNIKVQGVDVHIGSQLTQLAPFEEAYKRIAQLIIDLRSDGHNISVVDIGGGLGITYNDEVIPSKQAYASIAKKQLGHLNCKIIIEPGRSLLGNAGILVSSVVYVKTGEERQFLILDAGMNDMIRPSMYEAHHEIVAVDQSQTDLKTYDVVGPVCETGDTFAKARQVHESKSGDLIAIMSCGAYGAVMASTYNTRMLAPEIMVKGSDFAVVRARPSYDEIINADSVPSWV
- the ruvX gene encoding Holliday junction resolvase RuvX: MTKKITKEIGQRTIIGFDFGKKYIGVAVGQEITGSASPLGSVKATDGIPHWDSLSVFLTEWQPDLVVVGLPLNMDGSEQQLTKDARKFGNRLAGRFGLKVEFQDERLTTADAKEQLFARGGFKNLKKDNIDAESARLIIESFFEQSYQ
- the gshB gene encoding glutathione synthase, producing MTIAQPKTIKLGIVMDPISEVKVAKDSSMAMMLEAQKRGYEIYYMEMKDLYLDRGQARANTQKIKVFDDANHWYELSDQQDVPLSDLDAILMRKDPPFDTEFIYATYILERAEVEGTLIVNKPQSLRDCNEKLFTAWFADLTPRTLVTRNDVQIRAFHQELKDIIIKPLDGMGGSSIFRIKEDDANIGVIIETLTNHGQQYAMVQEYMPEIVDGDKRILIVNGEPMPYCLARIPAQGETRGNLAAGGRGVARPLSPSDKLIADTIAPALKKRGLFFVGLDVIGDKVTEINVTSPTCIREIEAAYPINISGKLMDAIEENIRKK
- a CDS encoding rhodanese-like domain-containing protein, whose translation is MLKTIPEVIAHARQSLNTITAADAAIKCKLENGIIIDVREPAEFAERAGDNTINIPRGLLEMKMLQMYPDENLAIFIHCATGARATFAAEQLTRVGYKNVWVVTCMLDDICCVF
- the rsmE gene encoding 16S rRNA (uracil(1498)-N(3))-methyltransferase, coding for MPKTRIYQDSELTLNDTVKLSDDAFGHIVRVLRLSEGDTVALFNGKEPVQYTAKLVDVKKKEASAEIIKQEVIANESPVNIHLGQGISRGDRMDYTLQKSVELGVNKITPLFTERCGVKLSGERLAKKHDQWQKIVISACEQSGRCIVPEVAEPMYLEDWLAQETNSLKLNLHPKAKHSIMTLPVDSTESALQVRLLIGPEGGLSDDEISKANEADFQDILLGPRVLRTETAALTAITALQCRFGDLA
- a CDS encoding IS982 family transposase is translated as MDNLVEIFCDVDDFCHQFSPKWEAQLLSDGTRKRRRSSKMSTSERMSIMIAFHQSNHRDFKNFYIGLVQRYWTDDFPELLSYTRFINTMSDLIVPMCAYFQTVKGEPTGIAFVDSTSLKVCHNIRIPRNRVFADTAKRGKGTMGWFFGFKLHLLINHKGEILALNITPGNTNDRTPIPDLCKNLTGKLYADKGYIGKNLSQTLKESDIDLVTTVRKNMKAKVISAFDRAMLSKRYIIETVNDQLKNISQIEHSRHRSETGFMLNVISGIVAYCLKRQKPCIKLSDREQSIMSA
- a CDS encoding IS982 family transposase, with protein sequence MDNLVEIFCDVDDFCHQFSPKWEAQLLSDGTRKRRRSSKMSTSERMSIMIAFHQSNHRDFKNFYIGLVQRYWTDDFPELLSYTRFINTMSDLIVPMCAYFQTVKGEPTGIAFVDSTSLKVCHNIRIPRNRVFADTAKRGKGTMGWFFGFKLHLLINHKGEILALNITPGNTNDRTPIPDLCKNLTGKLYADKGYIGKNLSQTLKESDIDLVTTVRKNMKAKVISAFDRAILSKRYIIETVNDQLKNISQIEHSRHRSETGFMLNVISGIVAYCLKRQKPCIKLSDREQSIMSA
- a CDS encoding YgaP family membrane protein — encoded protein: MTVNDVFRLIVGVMILVSLLLTQYHSSNWVWFTTFIGFNLLQSAFSKWCLMMIVLKKIGLKDSYTECR
- a CDS encoding YqgE/AlgH family protein, encoding MKSLENQFLIAMPSLANDYFNKTVTYICEHNDEGAMGLIINMPVNITLHDLLKQIEESDREESNKSIANQATDDALEQLPEQTSLSETDADAEDIIIDISLEQPVLSGGPMSQNRGFVLHQTQPGWKSSLALSEDIMITTSKDILMALGTDKAPEQFMVTLGYAGWGPGQLESELKSNSWLTIDADSDILFNTPIELRWKKATQKLGIDIAHLSSEIGHA